One Periophthalmus magnuspinnatus isolate fPerMag1 chromosome 8, fPerMag1.2.pri, whole genome shotgun sequence genomic window carries:
- the mapk3 gene encoding mitogen-activated protein kinase 3 — translation MADPSSTATVGAAGSNSAAADAGTVAQDGAPGAAGNKPVCETVKGQIFDVGPRYTNLSYIGEGAYGMVCSAMDNLTNQRVAIKKISPFEHQTYCQRTLREIKILLRFHHENIIGINDILRARHIDNMRDVYIVQTLMETDLYKLLKSQRLSNDHVCYFLYQILRGLKYIHSANVLHRDLKPSNLLINTTCDLKICDFGLARIADPEHDHTGFLTEYVATRWYRAPEIMLNSKGYSKSIDIWSVGCILAEMLSNKPIFPGKHYLDQLNHILGVLGSPSQEDLNCIINMKARSYLQSLPEKPKIPWEKLFYKADSKALDLLGRMLTFNPNKRITVEEALAHPYLEQYYDPTDEPVAEEPFTFSMELDDLPKERLKELIFEETARFQENYQGS, via the exons ATGGCGGATCCGAGCAGCACAGCGACGGTGGGGGCCGCAGGCTCCAACAGCGCTGCTGCCGACGCGGGCACCGTGGCGCAGGACGGGGCCCCTGGAGCTGCGGGAAACAAACCTGTTTGCGAGACTGTTAAGGGCCAGATTTTTGACGTGGGTCCCCGCTACACCAACCTGTCGTACATCGGAGAGGGGGCTTACGGGATGGTGTG CTCTGCCATGGACAACCTGACGAACCAGCGCGTAGCCATCAAAAAGATCAGCCCCTTTGAGCACCAGACATACTGCCAGCGCACTTTGAGAGAGATCAAGATCCTGCTGCGTTTCCACCATGAGAACATCATTGGCATCAATGACATCCTCAGGGCACGGCACATTGACAACATGAGAGATGT CTACATCGTGCAGACTTTGATGGAGACCGACCTGTACAAGCTGCTGAAGAGTCAGAGACTGAGCAACGACCACGTCTGCTACTTCCTGTACCAGATCCTGCGGGGCCTCAAGTACATCCACTCTGCTAATGTGCTGCACCGCGATCTCAAGCCCTCCAACCTGCTCATCAACACCACCTGTGACCTAAAG ATTTGTGACTTTGGCTTGGCTAGGATAGCAGATCCTGAACATGATCACACAGGTTTTCTGACCGAATATGTGGCTACGCGTTGGTACAGAGCTCCAGAGATTATGCTCAACTCAAAG GGCTACTCAAAATCCATTGATATTTGGTCTGTGGGTTGCATCCTGGCTGAGATGTTGTCCAACAAACCCATCTTCCCCGGGAAACACTACTTGGACCAGCTCAATCACATACTGG GTGTTCTCGGATCACCATCCCAAGAAGATTTGAACTGCATCATCAACATGAAGGCCCGGAGTTATCTGCAGTCCCTGCCCGAAAAGCCCAAGATCCCCTGGGAGAAACTCTTCTACAAGGCTGACTCCAAAG CTCTGGACCTCCTTGGCCGCATGTTGACCTTTAACCCCAACAAGCGCATCACTGTTGAGGAGGCACTGGCACATCCTTATTTGGAGCAGTACTATGATCCAACAGATGAG CCGGTGGCAGAGGAACCCTTCactttctccatggagctggATGACCTTCCCAAGGAGAGGCTGAAGGAGCTGATCTTTGAAGAAACGGCTCGTTTCCAGGAGAACTACCAAGGGTCCTGA
- the gdpd3a gene encoding lysophospholipase D GDPD3a, producing MSFLYFILPAFGGYALTSLYLLKNPHVLHKRKRTSFSARHISHRGGCGERIESTMEAFTNAAEQGTQMFELDCHLTHDGHVVVSHDENLLRQTGCDITISSQNLQDMPLYKEKLEVTFNTGHSSSGSDRHFALLEDVFRKFPTMPISIEIKEDNIQLIQKVSNLVKQYNREGITVWASLSATIMEKCLRINDSLPYSFSMRRGVLLLLLFYTGLLPFVPLNESLLQFYLVRVMNRTFIPEQRILRNKLVVCLLEKVTMRKSLFKHLAARGIQVHLFVCNSEEDIKAALELGATGVMTDYPSLLTNYLCKNNLN from the exons ATGAGTTTTCTGTACTTTATCCTGCCTGCATTTGGAGGATACGCACTCACCTCCCTGTACCTGCTGAAGAATCCTCATGTACTGCACAAGAGGAAGAGGACCTCCTTCTCCGCAAGGCATATATCTCACAGAGGAG GATGTGGGGAGAGGATAGAAAGTACGATGGAGGCATTTACAAA TGCCGCGGAACAAGGCACTCAGATGTTTGAGTTGGACTGTCACCTGACGCACGATGGACATGTGGTGGTGTCACATGATGAAAACCTGCTGAGACAGACGGGCTGTGACATAACCATCTCTTCTCAGAACCTACAG GATATGCCGTTGTATAAAGAAAAACTGGAAGTGACATTCAACACAG GGCACTCCAGCAGCGGCTCAGACAGGCACTTTGCTCTGCTGGAGGACGTGTTCAGGAAGTTCCCTACAATGCCCATCAGCATAGAAATCAAAGAGGATAATATCCAACTCATTCAAAAG GTGTCCAACCTGGTGAAGCAGTACAATCGAGAGGGCATCACAGTGTGGGCCTCTCTGAGCGCCACGATCATGGAGAAATGCCTCAGAATA AACGACTCTCTGCCGTATAGTTTCTCGATGAGGAGAggagtgctgctgctgctcctctttTACACTGGCCTTTTGCCCTTTGTGCCTCTAAATGAGAGTTTACTGCAGTTCTACTTAGTCCGTGTTATGAACAG GACCTTCATCCCTGAACAACGTATCTTGAGGAACAAACTAGTAGTTTGTTTATTAGAAAA GGTGACCATGAGGAAAAGTCTATTTAAACATCTCGCGGCTCGAGGAATTCAG gtgCATTTATTTGTCTGTAATTCAGAGGAGGACATTAAAGCCGCTCTTGAGCTCGGAGCCACTGGCGTAATGACGGACTACCCTTCTCTCCTCACAAACTACCTCTGCAAAAACAATCTGAACTAA
- the ypel3 gene encoding protein yippee-like 3 — protein sequence MVKLTKAKTFQAYLDSCHRRYSCVHCRAHLANHDDLISKSFQGSQGRAYLFNSVVNVGCGPAEERLLLTGLHAVADIYCENCHTTLGWKYEQAFELSQKYKEGKYIIELSHMIKDNGWD from the exons ATGGTGAAGCTGACAAAGGCCAAGACTTTCCAGGCCTACCTGGACTCATGCCACCGTCGCTACAGCTGTGTGCACTGCCGCGCCCATCTGGCCAACCATGACGATCTCATTTCCAAG TCTTTTCAAGGCAGTCAGGGCCGAGCCTACCTCTTCAACTCCgt AGTAAATGTTGGCTGTGGTCCTGCAGAAGAGAGGCTGCTGCTCACTGGACTTCATGCTGTAGCTGATATCTACTGTGAAAACTGCCACACCACTCTCGGCTGGAAATAT GAACAAGCCTTTGAGTTAAGTCAGAAATACAAGGAAGGAAAGTACATCATCGAGCTGTCCCACATGATCAAAGACAATGGCTGGGATTGA
- the atp6v0ca gene encoding ATPase H+ transporting V0 subunit ca — MSEDVPEYSPFFAVMGASAAMVFSALGAAYGTAKSGTGIAAMSVMRPELIMKSIIPVVMAGIIAIYGLVVAVLIANNISERVTLYKSFLHLGAGLSVGLSGLAAGFAIGIVGDAGVRGTAQQPRLFVGMILILIFAEVLGLYGLIVALILSTK; from the exons atgagtGAGGATGTGCCCGAGTACTCGCCTTTCTTCGCTGTGATGGGAGCCTCCGCGGCCATGGTCTTCAGTG CTCTTGGAGCTGCATATGGAACAGCAAAGAGTGGCACAGGCATTGCTGCCATGTCAGTGATGAGGCCAGAACTCATCATGAAGTCCATCATTCCTGTGGTCATGGCTGGTATTATTGCCATCTATGGACTGGTGGTGGCAGTGCTGATAGCAAACAACATATCTGAGAGGGTCACCCTCTATAA GAGCTTCCTGCACCTGGGGGCTGGTCTGAGCGTTGGCCTGAGCGGTCTGGCCGCTGGTTTTGCCATCGGCATTGTGGGCGACGCTGGTGTGAGGGGCACTGCTCAGCAGCCACGACTCTTTGTGGGCATGATCCTCATCTTAATCTTTGCTGAAGTCTTGGGCCTTTATGGTCTTATTGTGGCTCTAATCCTGTCAACAAAATAA